The Candidatus Dormiibacterota bacterium genome includes a window with the following:
- a CDS encoding YggT family protein, with protein sequence MAEREIITERKSSSNGSDYYTAQNLIYFLFGLLIALLTFRFIFRLLGANPGSGFVDFVYSLTNPFVAPFYGIFGGDLVTEGAVTTAVLDSATLVAIAVYALIGWGVGRLVAAASGRPTVE encoded by the coding sequence ATGGCAGAAAGAGAGATTATTACCGAGAGGAAGAGCAGTTCTAACGGTTCAGATTATTACACTGCGCAGAACCTTATTTACTTCCTGTTCGGCTTACTCATAGCACTATTAACTTTCCGATTCATATTTCGGCTATTGGGGGCTAATCCAGGTAGCGGTTTTGTAGACTTCGTTTACAGCCTAACTAATCCGTTTGTAGCTCCGTTTTACGGCATATTCGGAGGCGATTTGGTAACAGAGGGGGCCGTAACCACCGCCGTACTAGATTCAGCTACCTTGGTGGCAATAGCGGTTTACGCGCTGATCGGCTGGGGAGTTGGCCGTCTGGTAGCGGCTGCCTCAGGTCGCCCAACTGTGGAATAA